The Palaeococcus ferrophilus DSM 13482 genome includes a window with the following:
- a CDS encoding ABC transporter permease produces MDILWVWESQNLTQRTLEHLRMFGIALALSIIIGVLLGLYLYRRPKLAPLAFNVLNILETVPTLALLVLLLPLLGLGEKPTIAASVIYSILPIARNTYTGLTSVERSYIEVAEAIGLNEREILLRVRLPLALPLIAAGIRIAVVFTMGVVTLGGLIAAGGLGAPLQTGIHLYNRNIIIVTGLWVGVLALILDGVAAMVEKYLRGRYGRR; encoded by the coding sequence ATGGATATTCTCTGGGTCTGGGAGAGCCAGAATCTCACCCAAAGGACGCTTGAGCACCTCCGCATGTTCGGGATAGCCCTGGCCTTATCAATCATTATCGGCGTTCTCCTCGGTCTCTACCTCTACAGGCGGCCAAAGTTAGCACCCCTTGCATTCAACGTCCTAAACATCCTGGAGACGGTGCCAACGCTCGCGCTCCTCGTCCTCCTCCTTCCCCTTCTCGGCCTCGGGGAGAAGCCGACGATAGCGGCCTCGGTCATCTACTCCATCCTCCCCATAGCGAGGAACACCTACACCGGGCTGACGAGCGTTGAGAGGAGCTACATTGAGGTGGCCGAGGCGATAGGCCTCAACGAGCGGGAGATTCTCTTGAGGGTGCGCCTCCCTCTGGCTTTGCCGCTCATAGCCGCGGGAATAAGGATAGCCGTCGTTTTTACCATGGGCGTCGTTACCCTCGGCGGCCTTATAGCGGCCGGCGGGCTCGGGGCACCGCTCCAGACGGGCATACACCTCTACAACAGGAACATAATAATCGTCACCGGCCTGTGGGTTGGGGTTTTGGCTCTCATCCTCGACGGGGTCGCCGCGATGGTTGAGAAATACCTGAGGGGTCGTT